A region of Dermochelys coriacea isolate rDerCor1 chromosome 1, rDerCor1.pri.v4, whole genome shotgun sequence DNA encodes the following proteins:
- the TRIM13 gene encoding E3 ubiquitin-protein ligase TRIM13, giving the protein MELLEEDLTCPICCGLFEDPRVLPCSHNFCKKCLEGILEGNVRSVVWRPPPIFKCPTCRKETPVSGINNLQVNYSLKGIVEKYNKIKVTPKMPMCKVHSGQPLNIFCRTDMQLICGVCATRGDHTKHVFCSIEDAYSQEKCAFETLFQGFETWRCGDALSRLDTLETSKRKALQMLTKDSDKVKEFFEKLQHTLEQKRNEILSDFETMKLAVMQAYDPEINKLNTILQEQRMAFNIAEAFKDVSEPIIFLQQMQEFREKIKVIKETPLPCSSVDINPTIKNFDTSQWNGVKLVDVDKLSLPQENSMLNFKIPSVFSRTFVVTSLICLFILAAARMTFVESVFDNLQCWKTQLFTIGSSYLADTAEIADHAVFYWEQMTDGASLLSEKCKNYTLVVLDNVAQFVCKYKLL; this is encoded by the coding sequence ATGGAGCTCTTAGAGGAAGACCTCACCTGTCCCATTTGTTGTGGCTTGTTTGAAGATCCTCGGGTTTTACCTTGTTCTCACAACTTTTGCAAGAAGTGTTTGGAGGGAATCCTAGAGGGAAATGTCCGCAGTGTGGTTTGGAGACCACCCCCCATTTTCAAGTGTCCTACCTGCCGTAAAGAAACTCCTGTTTCAGGAATCAACAATTTACAAGTCAACTACTCCCTGAAAGGTATTGTGGAGAAgtataacaaaataaaagtaaCTCCCAAAATGCCTATGTGTAAGGTGCACAGTGGGCAGCCCCTCAACATTTTCTGCCGGACCGATATGCAGCTGATATGTGGTGTCTGTGCCACTCGAGGTGACCACACAAAGCATGTATTTTGCTCCATTGAAGATGCCTATTCGCAGGAGAAGTGTGCTTTTGAAACCCTGTTTCAAGGCTTTGAAACATGGCGTTGTGGAGATGCGCTCTCCCGGCTAGACACCTTGGAAACAAGCAAGAGGAAAGCGCTGCAGATGCTGACAAAGGATTCAGACAAAGTGAAAGAGTTCTTTGAGAAGCTGCAGCACACACTGGAGCAGAAAAGAAATGAGATTCTGTCGGACTTTGAGACCATGAAGCTTGCAGTGATGCAGGCCTATGATCCAGAAATCAATAAACTGAACACAATTCTACAAGAGCAACGAATGGCTTTTAACATTGCAGAAGCCTTTAAGGATGTGTCTGAGCCCATTATATTTCTGCAACAGATGCAGGAGTTCAGGGAAAAAATCAAAGTGATCAAGGAAACCCCTTTGCCTTGTTCCAGTGTAGACATCAATCCCACAATAAAGAACTTTGATACCAGCCAGTGGAATGGTGTAAAACTAGTAGATGTGGACAAGCTTTCTTTGCCTCAGGAAAACAGCATGCTTAATTTCAAGATTCCCTCAGTCTTTTCACGCACATTTGTAGTGACTTCTCTGATTTGCTTATTTATCCTTGCAGCCGCCAGAATGACCTTTGTGGAATCTGTCTTTGACAATCTTCAGTGCTGGAAAACTCAACTTTTTACAATTGGCTCATCCTATCTGGCAGACACTGCAGAGATAGCTGACCATGCCGTGTTTTACTGGGAGCAAATGACAGATGGAGCTTCACTTCTAAGTGAAAAGTGCAAAAATTACACACTAGTGGTATTGGATAATGTTGCACAATTTGTGTGCAAATATAAACTCTTATAA